A stretch of Arthrobacter sp. NEB 688 DNA encodes these proteins:
- a CDS encoding DHA2 family efflux MFS transporter permease subunit, whose amino-acid sequence MSAAAPAPTAPPEYPEKIDAAVLKIAGVVVLGAIMSILDITVVNVALRTLQQDFAVDGVPLDYSTVAWTVTGYTLALATVIPLSGWAADRFGTKRLYMTAVALFTAGSVLCAAATSIEMLVAFRVLQGLGGGMLMPLGMTIMTRAAGPKRMGRLMAVLGIPMLLGPIFGPILGGWLIDHFSWHWIFLINLPIGLVALGYSWFALPADRPHPSESLDWRGVLMMSPGLALFLYGVSSIPEQGGVAHAKVLGPGIVGVLLIVAFVIYSFRPQHPLLDLRLFRNRNLTVAIITMFIFAASFFGGLLLIPQFLQQVQGETPLSAGWILAPQGLGAMLTMPIAGALVDRFPVGRIVPFGLLLITGGMFALTQIDADSSHWGFIIPVLFVMGLGMGGTMMPIMTSALKTLNHHEVARGTTLLNITQQVASSIGVAIFSVILTNAFKDRPLVGQGGLYLETLQTKGPEAAQGVLAQVPLVGEFLAQQAGDPQAAVAALGARVADVAADAYAHTFWFAAGFVTLTLVSAAFLPRKHEESHLLEGADADELAPPVVIH is encoded by the coding sequence GTGTCAGCAGCAGCACCCGCCCCCACGGCGCCCCCGGAGTACCCCGAGAAGATCGACGCCGCGGTCCTCAAGATCGCCGGCGTCGTCGTCCTCGGGGCGATCATGTCCATCCTCGACATCACCGTCGTCAACGTCGCGCTGCGCACGCTGCAGCAGGACTTCGCCGTCGACGGCGTCCCGCTCGACTACTCCACCGTCGCGTGGACCGTCACCGGCTACACCCTCGCGCTCGCCACGGTCATCCCGCTCTCGGGCTGGGCCGCCGACCGGTTCGGCACCAAGCGCCTCTACATGACGGCCGTCGCGCTGTTCACCGCCGGCTCGGTGCTCTGCGCCGCCGCGACGAGCATCGAGATGCTCGTCGCCTTCCGCGTCCTCCAGGGCCTCGGCGGCGGCATGCTCATGCCGCTCGGCATGACGATCATGACCCGCGCCGCGGGCCCGAAGCGGATGGGCCGGCTCATGGCGGTCCTCGGCATCCCGATGCTCCTCGGCCCGATCTTCGGCCCGATCCTCGGCGGCTGGCTCATCGACCACTTCAGCTGGCACTGGATCTTCCTCATCAACCTGCCGATCGGCCTCGTGGCCCTCGGGTACAGCTGGTTCGCGCTGCCGGCCGACCGTCCGCACCCCTCCGAGTCCCTCGACTGGCGCGGCGTGCTCATGATGTCGCCGGGCCTCGCGCTCTTCCTCTACGGCGTCTCCTCGATCCCCGAGCAGGGCGGCGTCGCCCACGCGAAGGTCCTCGGGCCCGGCATCGTCGGCGTCCTGCTCATCGTCGCGTTCGTCATCTACAGCTTCCGGCCGCAGCACCCGCTGCTCGACCTGCGGCTCTTCCGCAACCGCAACCTCACGGTCGCGATCATCACGATGTTCATCTTCGCCGCGTCCTTCTTCGGCGGGCTGCTGCTCATCCCCCAGTTCCTCCAGCAGGTGCAGGGCGAGACGCCGCTCTCGGCGGGCTGGATCCTCGCCCCGCAGGGCCTGGGCGCGATGCTGACGATGCCGATCGCCGGCGCCCTCGTCGACCGCTTCCCGGTCGGCCGGATCGTGCCGTTCGGGCTGCTGCTCATCACGGGCGGCATGTTCGCGCTGACCCAGATCGACGCCGACTCCTCGCACTGGGGCTTCATCATCCCGGTCCTGTTCGTCATGGGTCTCGGGATGGGCGGCACGATGATGCCGATCATGACCTCGGCGCTCAAGACGCTGAACCACCACGAGGTCGCGCGCGGCACGACGCTGCTCAACATCACCCAGCAGGTCGCCAGCTCCATCGGCGTCGCGATCTTCTCGGTCATCCTCACGAACGCGTTCAAGGACCGGCCGCTCGTCGGCCAGGGCGGTCTCTACCTCGAGACCCTCCAGACCAAGGGACCGGAGGCGGCGCAGGGCGTCCTGGCCCAGGTGCCGCTCGTCGGGGAGTTCCTCGCCCAGCAGGCGGGCGACCCGCAGGCCGCGGTCGCGGCCCTCGGGGCGCGGGTGGCCGACGTCGCCGCCGACGCCTACGCGCACACCTTCTGGTTCGCCGCGGGCTTCGTCACCCTGACGCTGGTCTCGGCCGCGTTCCTCCCGCGCAAGCACGAGGAGTCGCACCTCCTCGAGGGTGCCGACGCCGACGAGCTGGCGCCGCCGGTGGTCATCCACTGA
- a CDS encoding P1 family peptidase: MRPGTHNAITDVEDVLVGHATRDEPGWLTGVSVVLPPPGTVGGVDVRGGGPGTRETDLLDPANAVDAVDAVVLAGGSAFGLAAADGVADAVWAAGRGWPVGPGPDERVPIVPSAIVFDLGRAGVWRHHPGPADGATAHAAASTGPVAQGSVGAGTGARAGGLRGGVGTASAVLDSGVTVGALVVVNAVGSPLARDGSLLGAAWGLGDELDGLPDPSPTALERHLAARRAEVEAQRAGRAEALRPGRATTLAVVATDAGLTKAACRRLATVAHDGMARALSPVHTAFDGDTVFSLATGARPAPEPLDLVELHDAAAGCVTRAIVHALLAADSVDRSADGGLAALSWRDALTTP, translated from the coding sequence GTGCGACCCGGGACCCACAACGCGATCACCGACGTCGAGGACGTCCTCGTCGGCCACGCCACCCGTGACGAGCCCGGCTGGCTGACCGGGGTGAGCGTCGTGCTGCCACCGCCGGGGACGGTCGGCGGTGTCGACGTGCGCGGCGGAGGGCCGGGCACCCGAGAGACCGACCTGCTCGACCCCGCCAACGCCGTGGACGCGGTCGATGCCGTCGTCCTCGCCGGCGGCAGCGCGTTCGGCCTCGCGGCCGCCGACGGGGTGGCCGACGCCGTGTGGGCCGCGGGCCGCGGCTGGCCCGTGGGCCCAGGCCCCGACGAGCGCGTGCCGATCGTCCCCTCGGCGATCGTCTTCGACCTCGGTCGCGCCGGGGTCTGGCGCCACCACCCCGGCCCCGCCGACGGCGCGACGGCGCACGCGGCCGCATCGACCGGTCCGGTGGCCCAGGGGTCGGTCGGCGCGGGCACCGGCGCCAGGGCCGGCGGCCTGCGCGGCGGGGTCGGGACGGCGTCCGCGGTGCTGGACTCAGGAGTCACCGTCGGGGCGCTCGTCGTCGTCAACGCCGTGGGGTCGCCGCTGGCCCGCGACGGGTCGCTGCTCGGCGCCGCGTGGGGGCTGGGTGACGAGCTCGACGGCTTGCCGGACCCGTCCCCCACCGCGCTGGAGCGCCACCTGGCCGCCCGGCGCGCCGAGGTCGAGGCGCAGCGCGCCGGCCGGGCCGAGGCGTTGCGCCCCGGCCGCGCCACGACCCTCGCGGTCGTCGCCACGGACGCCGGGCTCACCAAGGCCGCGTGCCGCCGCCTCGCCACCGTCGCGCACGACGGGATGGCCCGCGCCCTCTCCCCGGTGCACACGGCCTTCGACGGCGACACCGTCTTCTCCCTCGCGACCGGGGCCCGCCCGGCGCCCGAGCCGCTCGACCTCGTCGAGCTGCACGACGCCGCCGCCGGGTGCGTGACCCGGGCGATCGTCCACGCGCTGCTCGCCGCGGACTCCGTCGACCGCAGCGCCGACGGCGGGCTGGCCGCCCTCTCGTGGCGGGACGCCCTGACGACCCCCTGA
- a CDS encoding serine hydrolase, producing MRRLLVLLPLLLAALAGGCGSAPGPVEPSRSASRPDPSLPQRAPTPSPVPVEGGVVSAVPRPTPAAPAPVPPAGEGSSSTAGSGGGASLEGDTRNQVVWAPLSDPSAVRSEGSVGSTKAWSTSKVLVVAAYLDTAVDGDPSRIPSAERGWIRAALTASDGDAVVAVRERIPGSPGAAITAVLRSIGDTSTVAPDRSQGAMSWTPREQVRFMAALAAGRVVSPEASAFLLEQMRPIPQHRWGLGTIGASTFKGGWLTSASETRQMGIVDGYAVAIITVGQGPAVVQTDGDAAHVEQMNRLAALLATRLR from the coding sequence ATGCGCCGACTCCTCGTCCTCCTGCCGCTGCTCCTCGCGGCGCTCGCCGGGGGCTGCGGCAGCGCTCCCGGCCCCGTCGAGCCGTCGCGCTCGGCGAGCCGGCCCGACCCGTCGCTGCCCCAGCGGGCCCCCACCCCCTCGCCGGTGCCCGTCGAGGGCGGGGTCGTGAGCGCCGTGCCCCGGCCGACGCCGGCTGCTCCGGCGCCGGTTCCGCCGGCCGGCGAGGGATCGAGCTCCACGGCCGGGTCGGGAGGCGGCGCGAGCCTCGAGGGCGACACCCGCAACCAGGTCGTCTGGGCGCCGCTGTCCGACCCGTCGGCGGTGCGCTCGGAGGGCTCGGTCGGCTCGACGAAGGCGTGGTCGACGTCCAAGGTCCTCGTCGTCGCCGCCTACCTCGACACCGCCGTCGACGGCGACCCCTCGCGCATCCCGTCCGCCGAGCGGGGATGGATCAGGGCCGCGCTGACCGCGAGCGACGGGGACGCCGTCGTCGCCGTCCGCGAGCGCATCCCGGGCAGCCCCGGCGCCGCCATCACCGCCGTGCTGCGCTCGATCGGGGACACGAGCACGGTCGCGCCCGACCGCAGCCAGGGCGCGATGTCGTGGACCCCGCGCGAGCAGGTGCGCTTCATGGCCGCCCTCGCCGCCGGCCGGGTCGTCAGCCCCGAGGCCAGCGCCTTCCTCCTCGAGCAGATGCGGCCGATCCCGCAGCACCGCTGGGGGCTCGGGACGATCGGGGCGTCGACGTTCAAGGGTGGCTGGCTCACCTCGGCGTCCGAGACCCGGCAGATGGGCATCGTCGACGGGTACGCCGTCGCCATCATCACCGTGGGCCAGGGGCCGGCCGTCGTGCAGACCGACGGCGATGCGGCACACGTCGAGCAGATGAACCGGCTCGCCGCTCTCCTCGCGACCCGCCTGCGCTGA
- the guaB gene encoding IMP dehydrogenase: MSLGLDETRDTTTPAAVDTPAVSAASAEPVPAGPFAALGLTYDDVLLQPGETDVIPSEVDTTSRLTRDISLRVPLVSAAMDTVTEARMAIAMARNGGLGILHRNLSIEDQAYQVDLVKRTQTGMISNPVTIGPDATLEELDDICGRYRVSGLPVVDPGEHLLGIVTNRDLRFTPVAEWADTLVRDVMTPMPLITGHVGISHEEATSLLRQHKRERLPIIDTEGRLRGLITVKDFVKSEQFPHASKDADGRLLVGAAVGYFGEAWERAATLVDAGVDVLVVDTAHGHARLLLEMIERVKKDPALRHVQVIGGNVATRAGAQALVDAGVDAVKVGVGPGSICTTRVVAGVGVPQVTAIYEASLACRPAGVPLIGDGGLQYSGDIAKALVAGADTVMVGSLLAGCEESPGELVFINGKQFKAYRGMGSLGAMSSRGKKSYSKDRYFQADVTSDDKIVPEGIEGQVAYRGPVGAVVHQLVGGLHQSMFYVGARTTRELKERGRFIRITTAGLRESHPHDVTGIVEAPNYSSSR; the protein is encoded by the coding sequence ATGAGCCTCGGACTCGACGAGACGCGCGACACCACCACCCCCGCTGCGGTCGACACGCCGGCCGTCAGCGCGGCCTCCGCGGAGCCGGTGCCCGCCGGCCCCTTCGCGGCCCTCGGCCTCACCTACGACGACGTCCTGCTCCAGCCGGGCGAGACCGACGTCATCCCCAGCGAGGTCGACACCACCTCGCGCCTGACGCGCGACATCTCGCTGCGCGTCCCGCTCGTGTCCGCCGCGATGGACACCGTCACCGAGGCGCGGATGGCCATCGCCATGGCGCGCAACGGCGGCCTCGGCATCCTCCACCGCAACCTCTCGATCGAGGACCAGGCCTACCAGGTCGACCTCGTCAAACGGACGCAGACCGGGATGATCTCCAACCCCGTGACGATCGGACCGGACGCGACGCTCGAGGAGCTCGACGACATCTGCGGGCGCTACCGCGTCTCCGGGCTGCCGGTCGTCGACCCGGGGGAGCACCTGCTCGGCATCGTCACCAACCGCGACCTGCGCTTCACGCCGGTCGCCGAGTGGGCCGACACCCTCGTGCGCGACGTCATGACGCCGATGCCGCTCATCACCGGCCACGTGGGCATCAGCCACGAGGAGGCGACGAGCCTGCTGCGCCAGCACAAGCGCGAGCGCCTGCCGATCATCGACACCGAGGGTCGCCTGCGCGGGCTCATCACCGTCAAGGACTTCGTCAAGTCAGAGCAGTTCCCGCACGCGAGCAAGGACGCCGACGGCCGCCTGCTCGTCGGTGCCGCGGTCGGCTACTTCGGCGAGGCCTGGGAGCGGGCGGCCACGCTCGTCGACGCCGGTGTCGACGTCCTCGTCGTCGACACCGCGCACGGCCACGCCCGCCTCCTCCTCGAGATGATCGAGCGCGTCAAGAAGGACCCGGCGCTGCGCCACGTCCAGGTCATCGGGGGCAACGTCGCGACCCGCGCCGGGGCGCAGGCGCTCGTCGACGCCGGGGTCGACGCCGTCAAGGTCGGTGTCGGGCCGGGGTCCATCTGCACCACGCGCGTCGTCGCCGGCGTCGGGGTCCCGCAGGTCACCGCCATCTACGAGGCGTCCCTCGCGTGCCGCCCGGCCGGCGTGCCGCTCATCGGCGACGGCGGCCTCCAGTACTCCGGCGACATCGCCAAGGCCCTCGTCGCGGGCGCCGACACCGTCATGGTCGGCTCGCTGCTCGCCGGCTGCGAGGAGAGCCCCGGCGAGCTCGTCTTCATCAACGGCAAGCAGTTCAAGGCCTACCGCGGGATGGGCTCGCTCGGCGCGATGTCCTCGCGCGGCAAGAAGTCCTACTCCAAGGACCGCTACTTCCAGGCCGACGTCACCTCGGACGACAAGATCGTCCCCGAGGGCATCGAGGGCCAGGTCGCCTATCGCGGCCCGGTCGGCGCGGTCGTCCACCAGCTCGTCGGGGGCCTGCACCAGTCGATGTTCTACGTCGGCGCCCGCACCACCCGCGAGCTCAAGGAGCGCGGCCGCTTCATCCGCATCACGACGGCGGGCCTGCGCGAGTCGCACCCGCACGACGTGACCGGCATCGTCGAGGCCCCGAACTACAGCTCCAGCCGCTGA
- a CDS encoding WhiB family transcriptional regulator yields the protein MAEITRLPGPVADLWEWQLEGSCRRVGPEVFFHPEGERGSKRSRRATAAKEICLACPVIQQCREHALAVREPYGVWGGLTEDERESVYARQRHLAS from the coding sequence ATGGCCGAGATCACCCGGCTCCCGGGCCCTGTCGCGGACCTGTGGGAGTGGCAGCTCGAGGGCTCCTGCCGCCGGGTCGGTCCCGAGGTGTTCTTCCACCCGGAGGGCGAGCGGGGCAGCAAGCGCTCCCGCCGCGCCACCGCGGCCAAGGAGATCTGCCTGGCCTGCCCCGTCATCCAGCAGTGCCGTGAGCACGCCCTGGCCGTCCGCGAGCCCTACGGGGTCTGGGGCGGTCTGACCGAGGACGAGCGCGAGAGCGTCTACGCCCGCCAGCGTCACCTGGCGTCCTGA
- a CDS encoding RNA-binding S4 domain-containing protein translates to MPDDALEVPIRDESIRLGQLLKLSGLVDDGATAREVVERGLVYVNGEVDTRRGRQVRVGDVVALDGGGSLRVTSA, encoded by the coding sequence GTGCCCGACGACGCCCTCGAGGTCCCCATCCGTGACGAGTCCATCCGGCTCGGCCAGCTGCTCAAGCTGAGCGGTCTCGTCGACGACGGCGCCACCGCGCGCGAGGTCGTCGAGCGCGGGCTCGTCTACGTCAACGGCGAGGTCGACACCCGCCGCGGCCGCCAGGTGCGCGTCGGCGACGTCGTCGCGCTCGACGGCGGCGGCAGCCTGCGGGTCACCTCCGCCTGA
- a CDS encoding FtsX-like permease family protein, with product MTWAGATWLAFRGGRSDRLRIVLTVASTAVAAVFVLLAGAVVTSPDPMSGTVYANVGLWTEPGLRGGTVFALALLCLPFLAFAAQCSRIGAPARERRFEDLARLGATRRELRRVIAIEGGLASVGGVVLGVPLYGLFALVVGTIGAPVAVGPDSVSAPTRTEWMADALLLPTDRVPTWWVALPGLVLLPLLVTVSASVGAARREGRVLHEGSTRRRVARSGALAASGLALGGLIIGLLRIAPALPNIVWPLLLLAAVVLLALGAAGLAGELAVLIGARLAVGAGRADLLLAGRRMEAQQRRGASRLTLLLGCLVGGAALVLRADTLAQMERQGDTGGFFAQTYTLVLVALGLATAASALGLLVAEVEGVVERRRSLATAVAAGVPRAVIARAVVVEAVLPVVPAVVVTTLVGALFARFFALAVSQDGAGLPAAALTLFILVVSLAATAAAVAATAALPASTDVSEARVPA from the coding sequence ATGACCTGGGCGGGGGCCACCTGGCTGGCGTTCCGCGGCGGACGGTCGGACCGGCTGCGCATCGTCCTCACGGTGGCCTCGACGGCGGTCGCGGCCGTCTTCGTCCTGCTCGCCGGGGCCGTCGTCACCTCGCCGGACCCCATGAGCGGCACGGTGTACGCGAACGTCGGGCTGTGGACCGAGCCCGGGCTCCGGGGTGGCACGGTGTTCGCACTGGCGCTGCTCTGCCTGCCCTTCCTCGCCTTCGCGGCGCAGTGCTCGCGGATCGGGGCGCCCGCCCGCGAGCGCCGGTTCGAGGACCTCGCCCGGCTCGGGGCCACGCGACGGGAGCTGCGCCGGGTCATCGCCATCGAGGGTGGCCTGGCGTCGGTGGGCGGGGTGGTCCTCGGGGTGCCGCTCTACGGGCTGTTCGCCCTCGTCGTCGGGACCATCGGGGCGCCGGTCGCCGTCGGGCCCGACAGCGTGTCGGCACCGACCCGCACCGAGTGGATGGCGGACGCCCTCCTCCTGCCGACCGACCGGGTGCCGACCTGGTGGGTCGCCCTGCCCGGCCTCGTCCTGCTGCCCCTGCTCGTGACGGTCTCGGCCTCCGTCGGTGCCGCGCGCCGCGAGGGCCGCGTCCTGCACGAGGGGTCGACGCGCCGCCGGGTGGCGCGCTCCGGAGCGCTCGCCGCGTCGGGCCTGGCCCTCGGCGGGCTGATCATCGGTCTGCTGCGCATCGCGCCCGCGCTGCCGAACATCGTCTGGCCGCTGCTGCTCCTGGCCGCGGTCGTCCTGCTGGCCCTCGGCGCCGCCGGCCTCGCCGGCGAGCTCGCGGTCCTCATCGGCGCCCGACTGGCCGTCGGGGCAGGTCGGGCGGACCTGTTGCTGGCCGGACGCCGGATGGAGGCGCAGCAGCGACGGGGTGCCTCCCGGCTCACCCTGCTGCTCGGGTGCCTCGTCGGTGGAGCGGCGCTGGTGCTCCGTGCGGACACGCTCGCCCAGATGGAACGACAGGGCGACACCGGCGGCTTCTTCGCCCAGACCTACACCCTCGTGCTCGTCGCGCTCGGGCTGGCGACGGCGGCCAGCGCGCTGGGGCTGCTCGTCGCCGAGGTCGAGGGTGTCGTCGAGCGGCGTCGCAGTCTGGCGACGGCCGTCGCCGCCGGGGTGCCGCGGGCGGTCATCGCCCGGGCGGTCGTCGTCGAGGCGGTCCTGCCGGTCGTGCCGGCGGTGGTCGTCACGACGCTCGTCGGTGCGCTCTTCGCCCGGTTCTTCGCCCTCGCCGTGTCTCAGGACGGCGCCGGGCTGCCGGCTGCCGCCCTCACCCTGTTCATCCTCGTGGTGTCGCTCGCGGCCACGGCGGCAGCGGTGGCTGCGACGGCGGCCCTGCCGGCGAGCACCGACGTCTCCGAGGCCCGCGTCCCCGCCTGA
- a CDS encoding ABC transporter ATP-binding protein, with amino-acid sequence MTPQPHATTDVEAPRPAVPRLAARGIVVHQGRTRALAGVDLDVAAGERVAITGASGSGKSTLLLALGGVLVPTEGNVALDGATVSHLAEAERARLRRTRFGIVFQYGQLVPDLTAVENVALPLLLLGRSRRDALEAARAVLAELRVDDVADRRPIDMSGGQSQRVAIARAVVTAPDVVLADEPTGSLDSVGGERVMATLLGSVRERGATLVVVTHDATVAAYCDREVRLRDGLVVGAGEGR; translated from the coding sequence ATGACCCCGCAGCCCCACGCCACCACCGACGTCGAGGCACCCCGACCGGCGGTGCCCCGGCTCGCCGCCCGCGGGATCGTCGTGCACCAGGGGCGCACCCGAGCCCTGGCCGGCGTCGACCTCGACGTCGCCGCGGGGGAGCGGGTCGCGATCACGGGCGCATCGGGGTCCGGCAAGTCGACGCTGCTGCTGGCCCTCGGCGGGGTGCTCGTCCCCACGGAGGGCAACGTCGCCCTCGACGGCGCGACCGTGTCGCACCTCGCCGAGGCCGAGCGGGCCCGGCTGCGGCGCACCCGCTTCGGCATCGTGTTCCAGTACGGCCAGCTGGTCCCCGACCTCACGGCGGTCGAGAACGTCGCGCTGCCGCTGCTCCTCCTCGGCCGCTCGCGGCGTGATGCGCTCGAGGCGGCGCGCGCCGTCCTCGCCGAGCTGCGCGTCGACGACGTCGCCGACCGCCGGCCCATCGACATGTCGGGCGGGCAGTCGCAGCGGGTGGCCATCGCCCGGGCCGTCGTGACGGCCCCGGACGTCGTGCTGGCCGACGAGCCGACCGGGTCGCTCGACAGTGTCGGCGGCGAGCGGGTCATGGCGACGCTGCTCGGCTCGGTGCGCGAGCGGGGGGCGACGCTCGTCGTCGTCACCCACGACGCGACCGTCGCCGCGTACTGCGACCGCGAGGTCCGGTTGCGCGACGGGCTCGTCGTCGGGGCGGGGGAGGGGCGATGA
- a CDS encoding PadR family transcriptional regulator — protein MTTGHVLLGLLSRGQQHGYDLKRAYDAAFPSARPIAAGQVYTALDRAAARGWVELAAVERDGGPDRRVYALTAAGRAELERWAGSTEPPDALLSHPLATRATVAMLALGPDAARSFLDRQRVAVVDRMRELTRTKTDPALTLGERLATDHAIAHLDADVRWLEAAADRVVDLTEEIR, from the coding sequence ATGACGACGGGACACGTGCTGCTGGGGCTGCTGTCGAGGGGGCAGCAGCACGGCTACGACCTCAAGCGGGCGTACGACGCCGCCTTCCCGTCGGCGCGACCCATCGCCGCAGGCCAGGTGTACACGGCCCTCGACCGGGCGGCCGCCCGGGGATGGGTCGAGCTCGCCGCGGTCGAGCGCGACGGCGGCCCGGACCGCCGGGTCTACGCGCTGACCGCGGCGGGCCGGGCGGAGCTCGAGCGCTGGGCCGGGTCCACCGAGCCGCCCGACGCGCTGCTCTCGCACCCGCTCGCGACCCGCGCCACCGTCGCCATGCTGGCCCTCGGCCCCGACGCCGCCCGCTCGTTCCTCGACCGGCAGCGCGTCGCCGTCGTCGACCGGATGCGCGAGCTGACCCGCACCAAGACCGACCCGGCGCTCACCCTCGGCGAGCGCCTCGCCACCGACCACGCCATCGCCCACCTCGACGCGGACGTGCGGTGGCTCGAGGCCGCCGCCGACCGCGTCGTCGACCTCACCGAGGAGATCCGATGA
- a CDS encoding aspartate/glutamate racemase family protein — protein MRLLGVLGGMSWTSTEAYYRGLNAGVAARLGGLHSARLLLHSVDFAPVAAAQHADDWPGTARLLADAARGLAAGGAQALLLATNTMHRVADEIEDAAGVPLLHIADPTADALLAGGHRRVGLLATRFTMEQAFYADRLRAHGLEVLVPGAEDRALVHRVIYDELVRDVVREGSRAAYREVVGRLVDAGAEAVVLGCTEIGLLLHDGDADVPLVDTTALHVAAGVDWLCATP, from the coding sequence ATGCGGCTGCTCGGGGTGCTCGGCGGGATGAGCTGGACCTCGACCGAGGCCTACTACCGCGGCCTCAACGCGGGGGTGGCGGCGCGGCTCGGCGGGCTGCACTCGGCGCGCCTCCTGCTGCACTCGGTCGACTTCGCGCCGGTCGCGGCCGCCCAGCACGCCGACGACTGGCCGGGCACGGCGCGGCTGCTGGCCGACGCCGCCCGAGGGCTGGCCGCCGGCGGGGCGCAGGCGCTGCTGCTCGCGACGAACACGATGCACCGGGTGGCCGACGAGATCGAGGACGCCGCCGGGGTGCCGCTGCTGCACATCGCCGACCCCACGGCCGACGCCCTGCTCGCCGGCGGGCACCGCCGGGTCGGCCTCCTCGCGACGCGCTTCACGATGGAGCAGGCCTTCTACGCCGACCGCCTGCGCGCCCATGGCCTCGAGGTGCTCGTGCCCGGCGCCGAGGACCGCGCGCTCGTGCACCGGGTCATCTACGACGAGCTCGTCCGCGACGTCGTCCGCGAGGGGTCGCGCGCGGCCTACCGCGAGGTCGTGGGGCGGCTCGTCGACGCGGGGGCCGAGGCCGTCGTCCTCGGCTGCACCGAGATCGGCCTGCTGCTGCACGACGGCGACGCCGACGTCCCGCTCGTCGACACGACGGCCCTGCACGTCGCCGCGGGCGTCGACTGGCTCTGCGCGACCCCCTGA